TTAATATGTTCGAATTATAAAAATGAAATAACGAAAATAATTAATAACTTTGCAAATAAAAAAAATGGACTTTTTATCTCTCGTAAATAAACGTCAAAGTGTACGAAAGTACCAAGACAAAGAGGTTCCGCATCATGTAATTGATAAGTGTTTGGAAGCAGCCCGATTAGCTCCTTCGGCTAGCAATTCGCAGCCATGGAAATGGATTATCGTCGACCAACCCGACGTGTTAGCTCCTGTTGCAAAAGCGTGCAACGACATGAAAGCTATAAATAAATTTGTTGCCGGTGCTAAGGCGATTGCAGTGATAGTTCTTGAAAAACCAAAGCTGATTACTCGCATAGCAACCACAATCAAAAAAAGAGAATGGTTGTTGATAGATGTGGGCATTGCCGCCGAACATTTTTGTTTGCAAGCCACCGAACTTGGTCTTGGCACATGTATGATAGGTTGGTACAACGAAAAGAAAATACAAGAAGTGCTTGAAATCCCCAAAAACAAAAGCATTGCTCTTTTAATTGCAATGGGTTATCCGCCCGAAGATTACGAAAACAGAGTTAAAATCAGAAAATCTTTAGAAGAAATTAAGTCGAATAACAAGTATTAAAAACATTTAACTCACTTAAATCATATTTTTTTCATCAATCCAACTCGATTGGATCTGTTTTTTTGTGTATTTATTGTATATAAATAAATATGTTTATACTTTTGCAAAACATTTGCTTGTGTTTGAACATTTTATTTTTGCAAACAGTATTTTTCAATTCTCATAATATTAACATTAAATAATAAGAATTATGAAAAACAGATATCAAGACCTAATAGAGCAAACATTCGACTTCCCTACCGATGAGTTTTACGTTGAAGACGGTGAATTGTACTTCAATAATATACCTATGATGGAAGTAATAAAGCAATACGGCACACCACTACGTATTTCTTATCTGCCTAAAATTAGCACTCAGATACAGAAGGCAAAACGTATTTTCAATGTTGCTATGGCAAAAGTGGGTTATAACGGGACGTACAATTATTGTTACTGTACCAAAAGCTCGCATTTTTCGTTTGTTTTGGAAGAAGCTCTGAAAAACAATATCCATATAGAAACCTCATCGGCTTACGATATTCCTATAATTGAAAACTTGGCTGCAAACGATAAATTATCGAAAAAAACGTTTATTGTCTGCAACGGATTCAAACGTCCTGCCTACATCGAAAATATTTGTAATCTGATTGAAAGCGGATTTGAAAACGTTATTCCTGTTTTAGATAACAAATTTGAATTAGATGAATACGACAGAAACATCACAAAAAAAATAAAAATAGGTATCAGAATTGCAGCAGAAGAAGAACCTAAATTCGATTTTTATACATCAAGATTGGGAATTAGATACAACGATATTGTTCCGTATTACGAAGAAGAAATTAAAAACAACCCCAAGTTTGAACTCAAAATGTTGCACTTTTTTATCAATACCGGCATAAGAGATACTGCATACTATTGGAACGAACTTGCAAAATGTGTTAACTTATACTGCCAGCTCAAAGCGGTTTGTCCGCAACTTACCATGCTTAATATAGGCGGTGGTTTCCCTATAAAAAACTCGCTCTCATTCGACTACGACTACGAGTACATGGCAGAAACCATAATCGAACAAATAAAAAATATTTGTACCGTTAACAACACACCCGAACCCGATATCTTTACCGAATTCGGTTCGTTTACTGTCGGCGAAAGCGGTGCTATTTTGTACAGCATAATAGACCAAAAAAGACAAAACGACCGAGAAATATGGAACATGATAGACAGCTCGTTTATTACAACACTGCCGGATACTTGGGCTATAAATCAAAAATTTATCCTTCTTGCAATTAACCATTGGGATAGAGAATACGAAAGAGTGTTTTTGGGCGGTTTAACTTGCGATAGCGAAGACTATTACAACGCCGAAGCTCACACCAACGCTATATTTTTGCCCAAACTTATGGACGACGACCCGCAATACATCGGCTTGTTCCACACAGGAGCCTATCAGGATTCGTTGTCGGGCTACGGCGGCATACAACATTGCCTTATACCCGCACCAAAACATATACTAATTGATATAGACGAAGATGGCGAATATTTTACAAAGCTTTTTGCAAAAGAACAAAGCCATAAATCTATGCTCAAAATACTAGGATATTAAAATATTTTAAATCGCTTTTGTATTTTCGTGTCAAAGTACGATAAATATTGGCATTTAGATAAATAATTCGTACCAAAAAATATATACTGTTTACTTATCTAACAAATTATCAAAACGTGGGTTAGCCTTATATTTTAACAAGTTTGCACTAATATAATCTCAGATAAGATTTTTTATGTTGTGTTTTAGAATTTTGCTTATATTTGTTTCGCAAAATATGCTAAAACAAAAATAATTTATGGGATAAGTGTGTGGTTTTCAAACACTTATCGTTTAACAACTAACCAATTATTAATAAATTAAAGCAAAATGACATGAAAAATTATGGCGATATTCCAAAAGAATTTTCAACATATGAAACTTCTAAAATAGTTATTCTGCCTGTACCATACGATGGAACAAGCACATGGATAAAAGGAGCCGACAAAGGTCCGGCTGCAATTATTGAAGCATCGGCAAACATGGAGACCTACGACATTGACACCGATAGCGAAGTATATAAAAAGGGAATACACACTCTAAATCCTATTAAAGAAAGGTCGTCGCCGGAAAAGATGACTAAAGCGGTTTTTGAGAAAATGAAAGAACTTTTTAAGGCTAAAAAATTTCCCGTTCTATTAGGTGGCGAACATTCGGTAAGCATTGGTGCTTTTCAGGCAGCTGCAGCATCTTTCAAAGACCTTACAATTCTGCAATTAGATGCTCACGCCGACTTACGCGACGAGTATTTGGGTTCCAAATATAATCACGCTTGCGTTATGGCAAGAGCAAGCGAACTTGCTCCAATTGTGCAAGTGGGAATTAGAAGCATGAGCGTTGAAGAAAGCGAAGTAGTTGTCCCCGACAGAATTTTTTATTCCGAGCACATAACCGAAGGTTCAAATTTGATGTTTGAAATGCTAAATAAGCTAACTCAGAACGTTTATATAACTATCGACTTAGATGTTCTCGACCCGTCAATTATGCCTTCAACCGGAACTCCCGAACCCGACGGTATTGGCTACAAAGCACTATTGGATACTATCAGGCAAGTTAATAATAAAGTAAATATTGTAGGCTTCGACGTGGTTGAGCTTTGTCCGAACAAATACAATAAGGCTCCCGACTTTTTGGCTGCCAAACTCATATATCAAATTCTTTCTATTAAGTATGCAAAATAATTTATACTTAAATGAAGTTTGTTGATACCCACTCGCATATCTATTTGAGCAACTACGACGACGATAGAGATGTCGTGATTTCTGATGCTGTTAAAACAGGAACCGATACAATATTGTTACCGGCTATCGATTCAAAATCGCACAAGCGATTGTTAGATTGTTGCAATGAATTTCCTGGTGTTTGCTATCCTATGATGGGTATTCATCCAACATCGGTTGACCCGAAAAGTATTGACAAAGAACTTGACATTTTTTACGACCTTTTAGATAAGACAAAGTTTTATGCTATAGGCGAAATAGGTATCGACTTGTACTGGGATAAAACACATGCACAGCTGCAAGAAGATGTTTTTAGAAAAATGTTGGACATTGCTGTCGATAAAAACTTGCCTGTGTCTGTCCATATCAGAAATTCATTCAACGAAGTTTGGAGAATTTTGAAAAAAGAATACAACGGTAAAGTTACAGGTGTTTTGCATTGTTTTCCGGGCAACACAATACAGGCAAAAGAAGTCATAGAACATGGCTTTTATCTTGGCATTGGCGGCGTTGTTACTTTCAACAATTCAAACATGCAAAAGGTTATTACCGACTTAGGTATAGACAATATTGTTTTAGAAACTGATGCACCGTATCTGACGCCTGCTCCGTATCGTGGCAAAAGAAATTCGCCCGAATACATAAAAATAATTGCTCAAAAAATTGCAGATATTACTTCAATGCCACTCGAAAAAGTCGCCGAAGTAACAACCAACAACGCATTCAAACTGTTTAACATTAATACTCAATAATATATATGACCAAGCAAACCTCAATTTTAATAGTACATACAGGTGGAACAATTGGAATGGTGAAAGACCAAAAAACCAATGCTTTGGCTCCCATACATTTCGACAATCTTTTCGATACGGTTCCGACTCTTAAAATGTTTGAATATAAATTAGACATTTTTGCCTTCAAAAAGCTGATAGATTCATCGAACGTCGATACAAATTTTTGGAAAGAATTGGCAAATGTTATAGAGGTAAATTACAATAACTACGACGGTTTTGTCATACTTCACGGCACCGACACAATGTCGTACTCGGCTTCTATGCTGAGTTTCATGTTGGAAAACAACAGCAAGCCCATTATTTTCACAGGCTCTCAGCTACCTTTGGGAATAATCAGGTCTGACGGAAGAGAGAACTTTGTCAATGCTATTGAGTTGGCTGCTGCTCGGCACCCAAACGGCGAAGCAGTCGTTCCCGAAGTTTCTCTTCTGTTCGAAAACAAACTTTTCAGAGGAAACAGAACTTATAAATTCAGTGCCGAAAATTTTAATGCTTTTTTCTCGGGAAACTATCCGCCTTTGGCAAATGTTGGTGTTAATATTAAATACAACAATGAGCACATTTCACAGTGGAACAAGCAGACTTTAAAAGTGCATAAAAATCTTTGCACCGATGTTGCCGTTTTAAAAATTTTCCCGGGTATAACCAAAAAAACTGTCGATAGCGTTATCAACACTCCTAACTTAAAAGGGTTGGTTATAGAAACTTACGGTTCGGGAAATGCACCCACCCACGATTGGTTTATTTCTAGCCTTGAAAGAGCCATAAACAAAGGTGTTATTGTTTTAAATGTTACGCAATGCCACGTAGGTGCTGTGGTTATGGGAAAATATGAAACAAGCGTACAACTATCTGATATTGGCGTAGTTGGCGGATACGATATTACTCTCGAATCGGCGGTTACAAAACTTATGTTTTTGTTAGGGCAAGACCTAACACACGAAGAAATTGTCAATCAACTAAATACATCTATTAGGGGAGAAATTACAGTTTAATTTACAGAGCAACAATTATCGATGAATAAGAACAAATTACTAAAAAAAGACAGGCAATTTCCGCACACTTATGTTATAGTTTTTGCCATTGTTGTAATTTGCGGAATACTTACTTGGATAGTTCCAGGCGGAAGTTTTGAAAGAGAAACGGTTGTAGTTGACGGCATTGCCCGACAAGTTGTAAAAAGCGATTCTTTCCACTACGTAGAAAACACTCCGCAAACTTGGCAAATTTTTTCTGCAATCTTCGACGGTTTTGTCGATAAAGCCGATATTATTGTTTTCATTTTGCTGATTGGCGGTGCATTTTGGATACTAAATCAAACAAAATCAATAGATATTGGGATTGAATATTTTTTGAAATCATCAAAGAAATTAGAAAAAAACAGATTGCTGAAAAAAATAGGAGTTAATAATATTATATTGGTTTCTATTATGCTGATGTTCAGCTTGTTTGGAGCAATTTTCGGCATGAGCGAAGAAACCATTGCTTTTATTATAATATTTGTGCCATTGGCTGTTAGCATGGGCTACGATTCTATTGTTGGTGTAAACCTGTGTTTTGTAGCTGCCGGACTTGGTTTTACAGGAGCAGTACTCAATCCGTTTACTATTGGAATAGCACAAGGTTTGTCGAATATTCCTTTGTTTTCGGGAGCCGAATACCGAATGTTTTGTTGGCTTATAATAAATATCGTCGGGTTTACCTACATTCTTATATATGCTTCAAGGGTTAAGAAAAACCCGAAAATATCTCCAACCTACTCCGATGATGAACATTGGCGTGAATTAGCAAAAAACAGCGATGAACAAATTACCAAGCAAACTCCTAAATCGGCGTGGTACACGCTTGCCTTTGTTGCTATTGCTTTAGGAATATACTCATTCAAATTTCCTATAACTAATATGTCAGTCGGTAATTCAGGATTTGAGTTTGCTTTTATTCCTGTGTTGTCGGTATTGTTTGTTGTCAGCAGTTTTTTCCTCTTGCGAAAAAATGTACACTTTTTTATTCTGAACATACTGCTTTTTACAATTTTATTCCTGATAGTAGGAGTAATGGGTTATCATTGGTATATAACCGAAATAGCCACCTTGTTTTTTGTTATGGGTTTGCTTAGTGGAATTGCTTTCGGATACACGCCCAACACTATAACCAAGCACTTTTTAAACGGCGTAAAAGACATTTTGTCGGCAGGATTGATTGTAGGACTTGCCGGTGGTATAATAATTATTTTGCAAAACGGGCAAATAATTGATACTATTCTTTATGCAGTATCAAGTTCAATGCAAGAAGCAGGTAAAGTTGCATCTGTAAGCATAATGTATCTTATACAGACGGGAATAAACTTAATTATGCCTTCGGGTTCGGCAAAGGCAGCACTTACCATGCCAATTATGTCGCAGTTTTCCGATTTGGTAGGAATCTCAAGGCAAGCCTCTGTGATGGCGTTTCAGTTTGGCGACGGCTTTACAAACATGATAACTCCTACTTCGGGGGTGCTTATGGGCGTGCTTGGCGTGGCTCGCATACAGTATGTAAAATGGTTTAAATGGGTGCTACCGCTAATTCTTATTTTGTTTGTGTTAGGATTGCTCTTGCTTATACCTACCGTTACTATGGATTTAAAAGGGTTTTAGATTAAAAAAATCTCTTGCCAACTTGCGATTATAAAAAATCTTAACAAAATCACCGCTTGATTTGCAAAATCGAGCTAGCGGTGAGTCCCAATATTTTCGCGCTTCGATACGCCTTCGGCACTCAGCGACCGAAAATATTGAACATCGCAACCCGCACCGCCAACCTCAAGATTTCATCAGACAACATTTATTAAATTAAACTAAAATCGAAATTATTGGCTTTGTAATTTAAGGATTTGTTGTATCTTTGAGTTTTATTTTGAAATACAAGTACAATACATTAAAAAACTTACAATTATATGTTAACAAAAGAACAAATTGCACAACGAATAGCACAAGAATTAAAAGACGGTTACTACGTTAATCTCGGAATAGGTATTCCTACACTTGTAGCCAACTACATTCCCGAAGGAATGGAAGTTTTTTTTCATTCGGAAAATGGAATTTTGGGTATGGGCGAATTTCCAACCCCCGATGAAGTTGACGCCGACTTGATAAATGCAAGTAAACAAACTGTTACCGTAAACAAAGGAGCTTCCTTTTTCGATTCATCATTAAGTTTTGCAATGATACGCGGCGGACACGTCGACCTTACTGTTTTGGGTGCTTTTGAAGTATCTGAAAACGGCGATATAGCCAGCTGGAAAATACCAAACAAAATGGTTAAAGGTATGGGCGGAGCTATGGACTTGGTTTCTGCAGCAAAAAATATTATTGTAGCTATGCAACATTGCAATAGAAACGGAGAGTCGAAATTGCTCACAAATTGCTCCTTGCCCCTAACAGGCATCAATTGCGTTAAAAAAGTAGTTACCGACCTTGCCGTTATTGAAATCAACGACAAAGGATTTAAATTATTGGAAAGAGCTCCCGGCGTATCAGTAGAAGAAATTGTAAAAGCAACTGCTGCTCCTCTTCAAATTGAAGGAGATATTCCGGAAATGGTTTTATAATCGGTGCACTAGCACATAACTAATAGTATATGAAATTGCGGTATCCTAAGCGGGTATCGCAATTTTCTTACTTCGATGCCTTGGCGTTTCTATTAATAGGCAAGATAAACAGAATAATATCGGGAAACGTTAAGTCCAAAAGCTTTAAAAACTTATAAATAAACAACTAATTAAACTAAATTGCTATGAACAACAACTCCTTGCCAACTAACATAATGCCACAAATTGCTAACAGACGCAGCAGTAGATTTGTTAGCAGTAAAGAAATTGAACACAATAAACTAAAAAATATTTTTGAAGCTGCTATTTGGGCTCCTTCGGCTTACAATTTGCAACCTTGGTACTTTATTGTAGGTTTTAGAAACGACGAAGTATACAATAATATTTTTTCATCGCTGATGCCTGGCAATCAAATTTGGGTTAAAAACAGTCCGGTACTTGTTGCTAGCATTTCGTGTGATACGAATGCTGAAAACCAACCTAACCCGACAAGCACATACGATTTGGGACAAGCCATGGCAATGCTTTCGGTGCAAGCAACCGAAGAAGGTTTATTTGTACATCAGATGACAGGATTTGATAAAGAAATGCTGACAAATTCTTTAAATATTCCCGAAAATCACAGCATTGTTACGGTTTTCAATGTCTTTTATTTGGGCGACGGCGAAGGCTTACGAGATGCTATAAAAAAAATTGAAACTTCACCCCGAACCAGAAGAAATATAAAAGAAACGGTTTTTACCGGCAAATTCGGAAACGGAGCATCTTTTCTGTAACACGCCTTAACATAGCTCCAACATATTGGTGTTTACTATTTTAAGGTATTTGTTATTTTTGCAGTTTTAAAGCAACACATTATGGCTAATATTTTATCAATAGTAGGTCGCCCCAACGTGGGTAAGAGTACGCTATTCAACCGCCTTACGCAAACACAGCACGCCATAGTCGATTCTGTTTCAGGTGTAACTCGCGATAGGCATTACGGATTCAGCGATTGGAACGGTATTAGTTTTTCGGTAATCGATACCGGCGGTATTATTGTCGGTAGCGAAGATGTTTTTGAAGAAGCTATTATTGAGCAAGCCAAAATGGCTATTGAAGAATCGGATGTGGTTTTATTTTTAGTCGATGCTCGCGAAGGGCTTACACCACTTGACCGCGATGTTGCAGATTTGATAAGAAGATCGGATAAAAAATGTATACTTGGAGTCAACAAAGTTGATACTCCTGATAAAGAATACCTTATGGCAGATTTTTATTCGCTCGGAATTGAAGATATTTTTCCTATTTCGGCTCAAAATGGTGGCGGTACAGGCGATTTGTTGGATTTAATTGTCAAAAACTTTAACCCCGAAGTTGATACCACACTACCCGACCTGCCTAAAATTGCTATTGTCGGCAAGCCGAATGTCGGAAAATCATCGTTTATTAATACTATTCTTGGAACCGAAAGAAATATTGTTACGCCTATTGCCGGAACTACAAGAGATAGCATTTATACACAATACTCGGCTTTCGGCTTCGACTTTTTACTTATTGATACCGCAGGCTTGCGTAAGAAAAGCAAGGTCAACGAAGACTTGGAATTTTACTCGGTTATGAGAGCGATCCGCTCCATCGAAAATTCAGATGTGTGCATTCTTATGGTTGATGCAACCGAAGGTTTCGGAGCACAGGACATGAACATTTTTAAACTAATTCAAAACAATAATAAAGGTATTGTAATTGCCGTAAACAAATGGGATTTGGTTGAAAAAGACACCAATACCACTAGGGAGTTTGAAACTATTATAAAAAACACAATTTCGCCTTTTACCGATGTACCCATTGTTTTCACTTCGGTTGTCAATAAGCAGCGTATTCATAAAACCTTGCAATTTGTCAGCGATGTGTATAAAAACCGAAACCGAAAAATACCTACTCGTTTGCTTAACGATACGCTTTTGCCTATTGTTAAAGAGAAAGAGCCTCCTGTGTATAAGGGAAAAGATGTGAAAATTAAATACATTACTCAAATAAAAACTGCCTATCCTACTTTTATTTTCTTTTGCAATCTGCCTCAGTACATTAAAGACCCATATAAACGTTTTTTGGAAAATCAGATACGAGAAAAATTTAATTTTACAGGCGTACCTATCAAGCTTTATTTCAGAAAAAAATAACTATGGAAGACAACGATATTCAACGTATTGACAAGTGGTTGTGGAATGTTAGAATTTTCAAAACACGCAGCATGGCTACCGATGCTTGCAAAGCAGGCAAAGTAAAAATAGATTCTAACAATGTTAAAGCATCTAAAGAAATTAAAGTTGGCGATGTTATTAGAATAAGTCTTAATCCGCTTATAAAGACGGTAAGAGTAACGCAAATTCCTAAAAGTCGCATAGGAGCGAAACTTGTTGAGCAACACTACGAAGACTTAACTCCCGAAGAAGAATATTTGCGAGTTAAAACAATAAGAGAAACAAATATGGAATACAGGAAAAAAGGTCTAGGACGTCCAACCAAAAAAGAACGACGCAGTATCGACCTTTTGAAGAATTATAGGAATGGTGAATGGTGAATGGTGGTTGGTGGTGGCTTGTCCCGAGACTTCGGGAGTGATGGGTGAGTGGTGAGTTTCGAGTTATGAGTTATGAGTTACGAGTTGCGAGTACTTTATCTCCTGACTCAGAACTGACCCGCAACACGCAACACGTACCACGCAACACGTAACAGCCAAAAGCTAACAGCTAAAAGCCAACGGCTATTTAAGTTGGGAACGAATGGTGATTTGCCTTAAAGTAAAGAGTTGATATTTTATAATAAAGATGATGCTAAAAAAATTACAAGAAAAAATTGATTTCAAAACCAAACCCCTTGGTTCGCTTGGTTATCTTGAAAAATTGGCTTTGCAAATAGGGAAAGTTCAAAACTCGCTTACGCCTCGTTTGCAAAAACCGACCATGCTTGTTTTTGCCGCCGATCAAGGTATTGCAAAAGAAGGCGTTAGTGCCTACCCGCCGGAAGTAACTTACCAAATGGCAAAAAATATTATTGACGGCGGCGCTGCTATCAATGTGTTTTGCAAACAGAATAATATTGATATACAATTAATTGACGCCGGAATTAATTTCGACTTTTCCGATTGCAATTCGATTATAAACGCAAAAATTGCAAATGGTAATGGTAATTTTCTGCATCAAAAAGCTATGACTGAGCAACAGATAGAACAATGCTTTGAGTATGGAGAAAAGATTGTAAATCAATTGTTTGCATCAAACTGTAACGTTGTCGGCTTTGGCGAGTTGGGTATTGGCAATACTTCATCGGCAGCCATGTTGATGAGTTATTTGTGCGGATTGCCTTTGGAAAACTGCGTAGGAAAAGGAACCGGAACTACCGACCAACATCTGCAAAAAAAAATATCCATTCTAAAGCAGGCACAAGAGTTTCACGGAGAAATTATCGACGTAAAAGAAATTGTAATGACCTTTGCAGGTTTTGAAATCGTGCAAATGGCGGCTGCAATGCTTCAAGCATACAAGAAAAATATGCTAATCCTAATCGATGGCTTTACAGTAACAACCGCTTTTTTAATTGCGTACAAGATGAATCCCGACGTGATTGAAAACGCTATATTTTGTCATGTTAGCAACGAAAAACCTCATCGTCAGTTGCTTGATTACCTGAAAGTTAAGCCGATTTTGGATTTGGGCTTAAGACTCGGAGAAGGAACAGGTTGTGCTATTGCCTACCCGATTATTGTCAGCGCTGTTGAGTTTTTAAACAATATGGCGAGCTTTGAAAGTGCCAATGTTTCAAATAAAAATTAAGTTATGAAACGCCAGATAGAGTTTTTCTTTGCTGCATTGATGTTTTACACAAGAATTCCTTGTCCTAAAAAAGTGGATTGCTCCAATGTTAGTCTGAATCAGGCATTACGATACTTTCCGTTAGTGGGTATGATTGTCGGAACAATCTCTTTTTTGATATACTTGGGAGCTTCGTGGTTGTTTGGAAATGCGATTGGCATTGTCGCATCACTTGCTGCAGGAATACTCACAACCGGAGCTTTTCACGAAGACGGTTTTGCCGACGCTTTCGACGGTTTTGGTGGTGGCTGGACAAAAGAGAAAATCTTAGAGATAATGAAAGACAGCAGAATCGGGACTTACGGAACTATTGCTCTGATTTTGCT
This Lentimicrobiaceae bacterium DNA region includes the following protein-coding sequences:
- the cobT gene encoding nicotinate-nucleotide--dimethylbenzimidazole phosphoribosyltransferase translates to MMLKKLQEKIDFKTKPLGSLGYLEKLALQIGKVQNSLTPRLQKPTMLVFAADQGIAKEGVSAYPPEVTYQMAKNIIDGGAAINVFCKQNNIDIQLIDAGINFDFSDCNSIINAKIANGNGNFLHQKAMTEQQIEQCFEYGEKIVNQLFASNCNVVGFGELGIGNTSSAAMLMSYLCGLPLENCVGKGTGTTDQHLQKKISILKQAQEFHGEIIDVKEIVMTFAGFEIVQMAAAMLQAYKKNMLILIDGFTVTTAFLIAYKMNPDVIENAIFCHVSNEKPHRQLLDYLKVKPILDLGLRLGEGTGCAIAYPIIVSAVEFLNNMASFESANVSNKN
- a CDS encoding RNA-binding S4 domain-containing protein, with protein sequence MEDNDIQRIDKWLWNVRIFKTRSMATDACKAGKVKIDSNNVKASKEIKVGDVIRISLNPLIKTVRVTQIPKSRIGAKLVEQHYEDLTPEEEYLRVKTIRETNMEYRKKGLGRPTKKERRSIDLLKNYRNGEW
- a CDS encoding arginine decarboxylase, whose amino-acid sequence is MKNRYQDLIEQTFDFPTDEFYVEDGELYFNNIPMMEVIKQYGTPLRISYLPKISTQIQKAKRIFNVAMAKVGYNGTYNYCYCTKSSHFSFVLEEALKNNIHIETSSAYDIPIIENLAANDKLSKKTFIVCNGFKRPAYIENICNLIESGFENVIPVLDNKFELDEYDRNITKKIKIGIRIAAEEEPKFDFYTSRLGIRYNDIVPYYEEEIKNNPKFELKMLHFFINTGIRDTAYYWNELAKCVNLYCQLKAVCPQLTMLNIGGGFPIKNSLSFDYDYEYMAETIIEQIKNICTVNNTPEPDIFTEFGSFTVGESGAILYSIIDQKRQNDREIWNMIDSSFITTLPDTWAINQKFILLAINHWDREYERVFLGGLTCDSEDYYNAEAHTNAIFLPKLMDDDPQYIGLFHTGAYQDSLSGYGGIQHCLIPAPKHILIDIDEDGEYFTKLFAKEQSHKSMLKILGY
- the der gene encoding ribosome biogenesis GTPase Der, with the protein product MANILSIVGRPNVGKSTLFNRLTQTQHAIVDSVSGVTRDRHYGFSDWNGISFSVIDTGGIIVGSEDVFEEAIIEQAKMAIEESDVVLFLVDAREGLTPLDRDVADLIRRSDKKCILGVNKVDTPDKEYLMADFYSLGIEDIFPISAQNGGGTGDLLDLIVKNFNPEVDTTLPDLPKIAIVGKPNVGKSSFINTILGTERNIVTPIAGTTRDSIYTQYSAFGFDFLLIDTAGLRKKSKVNEDLEFYSVMRAIRSIENSDVCILMVDATEGFGAQDMNIFKLIQNNNKGIVIAVNKWDLVEKDTNTTREFETIIKNTISPFTDVPIVFTSVVNKQRIHKTLQFVSDVYKNRNRKIPTRLLNDTLLPIVKEKEPPVYKGKDVKIKYITQIKTAYPTFIFFCNLPQYIKDPYKRFLENQIREKFNFTGVPIKLYFRKK
- the speB gene encoding agmatinase, producing the protein MKNYGDIPKEFSTYETSKIVILPVPYDGTSTWIKGADKGPAAIIEASANMETYDIDTDSEVYKKGIHTLNPIKERSSPEKMTKAVFEKMKELFKAKKFPVLLGGEHSVSIGAFQAAAASFKDLTILQLDAHADLRDEYLGSKYNHACVMARASELAPIVQVGIRSMSVEESEVVVPDRIFYSEHITEGSNLMFEMLNKLTQNVYITIDLDVLDPSIMPSTGTPEPDGIGYKALLDTIRQVNNKVNIVGFDVVELCPNKYNKAPDFLAAKLIYQILSIKYAK
- a CDS encoding nitroreductase family protein — translated: MNNNSLPTNIMPQIANRRSSRFVSSKEIEHNKLKNIFEAAIWAPSAYNLQPWYFIVGFRNDEVYNNIFSSLMPGNQIWVKNSPVLVASISCDTNAENQPNPTSTYDLGQAMAMLSVQATEEGLFVHQMTGFDKEMLTNSLNIPENHSIVTVFNVFYLGDGEGLRDAIKKIETSPRTRRNIKETVFTGKFGNGASFL
- a CDS encoding TatD family hydrolase; this encodes MKFVDTHSHIYLSNYDDDRDVVISDAVKTGTDTILLPAIDSKSHKRLLDCCNEFPGVCYPMMGIHPTSVDPKSIDKELDIFYDLLDKTKFYAIGEIGIDLYWDKTHAQLQEDVFRKMLDIAVDKNLPVSVHIRNSFNEVWRILKKEYNGKVTGVLHCFPGNTIQAKEVIEHGFYLGIGGVVTFNNSNMQKVITDLGIDNIVLETDAPYLTPAPYRGKRNSPEYIKIIAQKIADITSMPLEKVAEVTTNNAFKLFNINTQ
- a CDS encoding AbgT family transporter, which translates into the protein MNKNKLLKKDRQFPHTYVIVFAIVVICGILTWIVPGGSFERETVVVDGIARQVVKSDSFHYVENTPQTWQIFSAIFDGFVDKADIIVFILLIGGAFWILNQTKSIDIGIEYFLKSSKKLEKNRLLKKIGVNNIILVSIMLMFSLFGAIFGMSEETIAFIIIFVPLAVSMGYDSIVGVNLCFVAAGLGFTGAVLNPFTIGIAQGLSNIPLFSGAEYRMFCWLIINIVGFTYILIYASRVKKNPKISPTYSDDEHWRELAKNSDEQITKQTPKSAWYTLAFVAIALGIYSFKFPITNMSVGNSGFEFAFIPVLSVLFVVSSFFLLRKNVHFFILNILLFTILFLIVGVMGYHWYITEIATLFFVMGLLSGIAFGYTPNTITKHFLNGVKDILSAGLIVGLAGGIIIILQNGQIIDTILYAVSSSMQEAGKVASVSIMYLIQTGINLIMPSGSAKAALTMPIMSQFSDLVGISRQASVMAFQFGDGFTNMITPTSGVLMGVLGVARIQYVKWFKWVLPLILILFVLGLLLLIPTVTMDLKGF
- a CDS encoding type I asparaginase translates to MTKQTSILIVHTGGTIGMVKDQKTNALAPIHFDNLFDTVPTLKMFEYKLDIFAFKKLIDSSNVDTNFWKELANVIEVNYNNYDGFVILHGTDTMSYSASMLSFMLENNSKPIIFTGSQLPLGIIRSDGRENFVNAIELAAARHPNGEAVVPEVSLLFENKLFRGNRTYKFSAENFNAFFSGNYPPLANVGVNIKYNNEHISQWNKQTLKVHKNLCTDVAVLKIFPGITKKTVDSVINTPNLKGLVIETYGSGNAPTHDWFISSLERAINKGVIVLNVTQCHVGAVVMGKYETSVQLSDIGVVGGYDITLESAVTKLMFLLGQDLTHEEIVNQLNTSIRGEITV
- a CDS encoding CoA transferase subunit B, yielding MLTKEQIAQRIAQELKDGYYVNLGIGIPTLVANYIPEGMEVFFHSENGILGMGEFPTPDEVDADLINASKQTVTVNKGASFFDSSLSFAMIRGGHVDLTVLGAFEVSENGDIASWKIPNKMVKGMGGAMDLVSAAKNIIVAMQHCNRNGESKLLTNCSLPLTGINCVKKVVTDLAVIEINDKGFKLLERAPGVSVEEIVKATAAPLQIEGDIPEMVL
- a CDS encoding nitroreductase family protein, whose amino-acid sequence is MDFLSLVNKRQSVRKYQDKEVPHHVIDKCLEAARLAPSASNSQPWKWIIVDQPDVLAPVAKACNDMKAINKFVAGAKAIAVIVLEKPKLITRIATTIKKREWLLIDVGIAAEHFCLQATELGLGTCMIGWYNEKKIQEVLEIPKNKSIALLIAMGYPPEDYENRVKIRKSLEEIKSNNKY